In Musa acuminata AAA Group cultivar baxijiao chromosome BXJ3-9, Cavendish_Baxijiao_AAA, whole genome shotgun sequence, a single genomic region encodes these proteins:
- the LOC135649440 gene encoding putative leucine-rich repeat receptor-like serine/threonine-protein kinase At2g19230 isoform X2 — MQLTENATDGSDVDAIGAIKKRYKVNRNWMGDPCAPEVYKWDGLDCSYSVSDSPRITAVNLSSGGLMGTIDSSFAELKAIKYLDLSYNNLTGQIPDTLVELPTLEVLNLSNNQLTGSIPSALLLKTQSGSLILRIEGNPNLCANGDSCTVTPTSTKKKISTTLIVILCIVAVVLLVVIVMFWRLRKRQGLNDHGGTMQVTDNHDRSLQLENRQFTYTELKNITNNFAKVLGKGGFGTVYHGYLEDCTEVAVKMRSQSSSQETKEFFAEAQSLTRVHHRNLVSLIGYCKDRDSLSLVYEYMSQGTLRDHLQGRNNTAIALSWGQRLHIAVGAAQGLEYLHKGCRPPLIHRDVKTANILLSERLEAKIADFGLSKTFQNEVSTHVSTAVVGTLGYLDPEYYNNYQLSEKTDVYSFGVVLLELITGQPPVLQVSGGSHIIQRVRRGLATGNVEDIVDARLQGEYDVNSVWKCVDVALKCTSQRSQQRPTMTDVVMQLKESMELQTPRDRIESPITSNGERYMEEGDAIESSPYVVEMTVVSSGPSAR, encoded by the exons ATGCAGCTCACGGAGAACGCCACCGACGGCTCCGACG TTGATGCCATTGGGGCAATCAAGAAGCGTTACAAGGTGAACAGAAATTGGATGGGTGATCCATGTGCTCCAGAAGTGTACAAATGGGATGGTTTGGATTGTAGCTATAGTGTTTCTGACTCTCCAAGGATCACAGCTGT AAACTTGTCTTCTGGtggactgatgggtacaatagatTCTTCCTTTGCTGAGCTCAAAGCAATCAAGTATTT GGACTTGTCTTACAACAACTTAACAGGGCAAATACCTGACACTTTAGTGGAGCTACCTACCCTTGAAGTCct AAATTTGTCAAACAACCAGTTAACCGGGTCTATTCCTTCTGCTCTTCTTCTCAAAACACAAAGTGGATCACTTATACTAAG GATTGAAGGCAATCCGAATCTTTGTGCCAATGGAGATTCATGCACGGTAACACcaacatcaacaaaaaagaagatATCAACAACTCTGATTGTGATTCTCTGCATAGTTGCTGTTGTATTACTTGTGGTGATAGTCATGTTTTGGAGGCTGAGAAAGCGACAAG GCTTAAATGATCACGGTGGAACCATGCAAGTAACTGATAATCACGATCGTTCGTTGCAACTTGAGAATCGTCAGTTCACATACACGGAATTGAAGAATATAACCAACAACTTTGCAAAGGTCCTTGGCAAAGGAGGATTTGGGACTGTCTACCATGGCTACTTGGAAGACTGTACTGAAGTTGCAGTCAAAATGCGATCCCAGTCATCATCTCAAGAAACTAAAGAGTTTTTTGCTGAG GCACAGAGCTTAACAAGGGTTCATCACCGGAATCTGGTTTCTCTCATTGGTTACTGCAAGGATAGAGACTCTCTGTCACTTGTCTATGAGTACATGTCTCAAGGGACGCTTCGAGATCATCTGCAAG GAAGAAACAATACTGCTATAGCTTTAAGCTGGGGGCAGCGACTCCACATTGCAGTCGGCGCGGCACAAG GACTGGAGTATCTGCACAAGGGATGCCGACCACCGCTGATCCACAGAGATGTGAAGACAGCCAACATCCTTTTGAGTGAAAGGCTGGAGGCCAAGATAGCAGATTTCGGGTTGTCCAAGACTTTCCAAAATGAGGTCAGCACTCACGTATCCACAGCAGTGGTGGGAACCCTGGGATACCTTGATCCGGA GTACTACAATAACTACCAGCTCAGTGAGAAAACTGATGTGTATAGCTTCGGCGTGGTTCTTCTGGAACTGATCACAGGGCAGCCTCCAGTGCTACAAGTTTCAGGGGGTTCACATATAATTCAAAGGGTGAGGCGAGGACTTGCCACGGGAAACGTCGAGGACATTGTTGATGCCCGGCTTCAAGGGGAGTACGACGTCAACTCCGTTTGGAAATGTGTTGACGTAGCACTCAAATGCACATCGCAGAGGTCGCAACAGAGGCCGACCATGACGGATGTGGTGATGCAGCTGAAGGAGAGCATGGAACTACAGACCCCTCGTGACAGGATCGAGAGCCCAATCACAAGCAATGGGGAAAGATACATGGAAGAAGGTGATGCAATCGAGAGTAGCCCATATGTTGTAGAAATGACTGTGGTAAGCAGCGGTCCATCGGCAAGATGA
- the LOC103997281 gene encoding putative leucine-rich repeat receptor-like serine/threonine-protein kinase At2g19230: MGVTMECCFSSGKMASVWCYVLLGLAMAVLPVHCQSTDALGFISIDNGIAPGTTYIDPKTNITYVSDTGFIDTGENHNISGAYVSNGMARRWLSLRSFPSGTRNCYWITSITKGSKYLVRAWFMYGNYDGMNTQPLLFDLYLGVNLWANMNITGPDQTYTIEVITVASSDVFSVCLLNTGHGTPFISGLDVRPLKDMLYPAVNASRSLVLFKRLNMGHKDTYVRYPDDRHDRLWEPWSLPIWTDISTTSTVENLSEDYFEAPSAVMQTAVTPVNSTTLLLSWDPYPGDVNQYFPILHISDFLKLSGTNVSRQFYVYVNGIQWLGSPMTPDYLFSDSVYSIHPLGQFLSYNITLVALSNSTLPPILNALEIFSTLSNANVPSNDGDVNAMMAIKAWYKIKRNWMGDPCTPKAFAWDGLNCTFSVSIPPRITTLNLSTSGLTGEITKSFASLGAIEYLDLSYNNLTGTIPAVLAELTSLKLLDLTRNQLNGSIPSALLERSQNGFLTLRIEGNPYLCENGTSCKVTPSSKKKKITTPVIVILCIVPVTIVLMVILIICRLKRQGSRKGTSVKPQNEGFSNQVKDHRHDPLQLENRQFTYMELKNITNNFQKVLGKGGFGTVFYGCLEDGTEVAVKMRSQASSQGTDQFLAEAQHLTRVHHRTLVSMVGYCNDGDYLALVYEYMAQGTLQDHLQGRTHSTRPLSWRQRLLIAVEAAEGLEYLHKGCKPALIHRDVKTANILLSEKLEAKIADFGLSKAFQSEVNTHVSTAVVGTPGYLDPEYYNTFQISEKSDVYSFGVVLLELITGQPPIVQSAEHAHIVQRVRQRLGRGNIEDVVDAKLQGNYDVNSVWKCADIALKCTSQASHQRPTMADVVMQLKESLELETSPDRTENLVTCSENLYTEVSNISDTNSALEIENIARMSDVCGPSAR, encoded by the exons ATGGGCGTGACAATGGAATGCTGCTTCAGCTCGGGGAAGATGGCCTCTGTCTGGTGCTACGTCCTCCTGGGCCTCGCCATGGCCGTTCTTCCGGTTCACTGTCAGTCCACAGACGCTCTCG GTTTCATAAGCATCGACAACGGTATAGCCCCTGGCACCACCTACATCGACCCGAAGACCAACATAACCTACGTTTCTGACACCGGATTCATCGACACCGGAGAAAACCATAACATCTCCGGGGCATACGTGTCGAACGGCATGGCAAGACGATGGCTGAGCCTGAGAAGCTTTCCCAGCGGGACTCGCAACTGCTACTGGATCACGTCCATCACCAAGGGCTCCAAGTATCTTGTGCGAGCGTGGTTTATGTACGGGAACTACGACGGCATGAACACGCAGCCACTGCTGTTCGATCTCTACCTGGGCGTCAATCTCTGGGCGAACATGAACATCACCGGCCCCGACCAAACGTATACCATCGAGGTCATCACGGTGGCCTCATCTGATGTCTTCTCGGTGTGCCTGCTGAACACCGGGCATGGGACTCCGTTCATATCGGGGCTGGACGTGAGGCCATTGAAGGACATGCTTTACCCGGCCGTGAACGCCTCTCGCAGTCTGGTCCTCTTCAAGCGGCTTAACATGGGACACAAGGATACCTATGTCAG GTACCCGGACGATCGCCACGACCGCCTCTGGGAGCCGTGGAGCTTGCCCATATGGACCGACATCTCCACCACTTCCACCGTCGAGAATCTCTCGGAGGACTACTTCGAGGCCCCCTCTGCCGTCATGCAGACCGCCGTCACCCCCGTCAACTCCACCACGCTGCTCCTCTCCTGGGATCCCTATCCCGGCGACGTCAACCAGTACTtccccatcttgcacatctccgaTTTCCTCAAACTCTCCGGGACCAACGTCTCGCGGCAGTTCTACGTCTACGTCAATGGGATCCAGTGGCTGGGAAGCCCCATGACCCCGGACTACCTCTTCTCCGACTCCGTGTACAGCATCCACCCCCTCGGCCAGTTCCTTTCCTACAACATCACCCTTGTGGCGCTGAGCAACTCCACCCTTCCGCCCATCCTCAACGCCTTGGAAATCTTCTCGACCTTGAGTAACGCCAACGTGCCGTCGAATGATGGCGATG TTAATGCCATGATGGCAATCAAGGCATGGTATAAGATTAAGAGAAATTGGATGGGAGATCCATGTACTCCGAAGGCATTTGCTTGGGATGGACTAAACTGTACTTTTAGCGTCTCAATTCCTCCAAGGATCACTACTTT GAACCTATCAACAAGTGGATTGACTGGTGAAATAACCAAGTCTTTTGCCAGCCTTGGTGCAATTGAATATCT GGACTTGTCTTACAACAACTTAACAGGGACAATACCTGCTGTTCTAGCGGAATTAACTTCCCTCAAACTCCT AGATCTGACAAGGAACCAGTTAAATGGATCGATTCCTTCTGCCCTCCTTGAGAGATCACAAAATGGATTTCTTACCTTAAG AATTGAGGGAAATCCATATCTTTGTGAGAATGGAACTTCATGCAAGGTGACGCCATCAtcgaaaaagaagaagataacgaCACCTGTAATTGTTATTCTTTGTATAGTTCCTGTTACAATAGTGCTCATGGTGATACTCATAATCTGCAGGCTGAAGCGACAAG gctCGAGAAAAGGTACCTCTGTGAAGCCACAGAATGAAGGTTTCTCCAACCAAGTAAAGGACCATCGTCATGATCCATTGCAACTTGAGAACCGACAATTCACATACATGGAGTTAAAGAACATaactaataattttcaaaaggtcCTAGGCAAAGGAGGATTTGGCACTGTCTTCTATGGTTGTTTGGAAGATGGGACTGAAGTTGCAGTCAAGATGCGATCCCAAGCATCATCACAAGGGACTGACCAGTTTCTTGCTGAG GCCCAGCACCTGACAAGGGTTCATCACCGGACTTTAGTTTCTATGGTTGGCTACTGCAATGATGGAGACTATCTGGCACTTGTATACGAATATATGGCTCAGGGAACCCTACAAGACCATCTACAAG GAAGGACACACAGTACCAGACCTTTAAGTTGGCGACAGCGTCTCCTGATTGCAGTTGAGGCTGCAGAAG GACTGGAGTATTTGCACAAGGGATGCAAACCAGCATTAATTCACAGAGATGTGAAGACAGCAAATATCCTATTAAGTGAGAAGCTGGAGGCCAAGATAGCAGATTTTGGCCTCTCAAAAGCTTTTCAAAGTGAGGTCAATACTCATGTATCCACGGCAGTCGTGGGAACCCCAGGATACCTTGATCCAGA GTACTACAATACCTTCCAGATCAGTGAGAAAAGCGATGTGTACAGCTTTGGGGTGGTTCTTTTGGAGCTGATCACAGGGCAACCTCCAATTGTACAAAGTGCAGAGCATGCACATATAGTTCAAAGGGTGCGCCAAAGGCTTGGCCGAGGAAATATTGAGGATGTTGTCGATGCCAAGCTGCAAGGGAATTATGATGTCAATTCTGTGTGGAAGTGTGCTGATATCGCACTGAAATGCACATCACAAGCGTCCCATCAGAGGCCAACCATGGCAGATGTTGTGATGCAGCTGAAAGAGAGTTTGGAACTAGAGACTTCTCCTGATAGAACTGAGAACCTAGTTACATGCAGTGAGAACCTATACACAGAAGTCAGCAACATAAGCGATACCAACAGTGCACTTGAAATAGAAAATATTGCAAGAATGTCTGACGTCTGTGGTCCATCGGCAAGATAA
- the LOC135649440 gene encoding putative leucine-rich repeat receptor-like protein kinase At2g19210 isoform X1: MHFAELEPLARGQSRNLTVYLNGNPWYRPFSPPYLLSYYVYTTVPIYMYQYNFSIKETATSTLPPIINALETYTVMQLTENATDGSDVDAIGAIKKRYKVNRNWMGDPCAPEVYKWDGLDCSYSVSDSPRITAVNLSSGGLMGTIDSSFAELKAIKYLDLSYNNLTGQIPDTLVELPTLEVLNLSNNQLTGSIPSALLLKTQSGSLILRIEGNPNLCANGDSCTVTPTSTKKKISTTLIVILCIVAVVLLVVIVMFWRLRKRQGLNDHGGTMQVTDNHDRSLQLENRQFTYTELKNITNNFAKVLGKGGFGTVYHGYLEDCTEVAVKMRSQSSSQETKEFFAEAQSLTRVHHRNLVSLIGYCKDRDSLSLVYEYMSQGTLRDHLQGRNNTAIALSWGQRLHIAVGAAQGLEYLHKGCRPPLIHRDVKTANILLSERLEAKIADFGLSKTFQNEVSTHVSTAVVGTLGYLDPEYYNNYQLSEKTDVYSFGVVLLELITGQPPVLQVSGGSHIIQRVRRGLATGNVEDIVDARLQGEYDVNSVWKCVDVALKCTSQRSQQRPTMTDVVMQLKESMELQTPRDRIESPITSNGERYMEEGDAIESSPYVVEMTVVSSGPSAR, translated from the exons ATGCACTTCGCGGAGCTGGAACCCCTCGCCCGAGGCCAGTCCAGAAACCTCACCGTCTACCTCAATGGGAACCCGTGGTATCGCCCCTTCTCCCCGCCATACCTCTTGTCGTACTACGTCTACACCACCGTTCCGATTTATATGTACCAGTACAACTTCTCGATCAAGGAGACGGCCACTTCGACCCTTCCGCCCATCATCAATGCGCTGGAGACCTATACCGTCATGCAGCTCACGGAGAACGCCACCGACGGCTCCGACG TTGATGCCATTGGGGCAATCAAGAAGCGTTACAAGGTGAACAGAAATTGGATGGGTGATCCATGTGCTCCAGAAGTGTACAAATGGGATGGTTTGGATTGTAGCTATAGTGTTTCTGACTCTCCAAGGATCACAGCTGT AAACTTGTCTTCTGGtggactgatgggtacaatagatTCTTCCTTTGCTGAGCTCAAAGCAATCAAGTATTT GGACTTGTCTTACAACAACTTAACAGGGCAAATACCTGACACTTTAGTGGAGCTACCTACCCTTGAAGTCct AAATTTGTCAAACAACCAGTTAACCGGGTCTATTCCTTCTGCTCTTCTTCTCAAAACACAAAGTGGATCACTTATACTAAG GATTGAAGGCAATCCGAATCTTTGTGCCAATGGAGATTCATGCACGGTAACACcaacatcaacaaaaaagaagatATCAACAACTCTGATTGTGATTCTCTGCATAGTTGCTGTTGTATTACTTGTGGTGATAGTCATGTTTTGGAGGCTGAGAAAGCGACAAG GCTTAAATGATCACGGTGGAACCATGCAAGTAACTGATAATCACGATCGTTCGTTGCAACTTGAGAATCGTCAGTTCACATACACGGAATTGAAGAATATAACCAACAACTTTGCAAAGGTCCTTGGCAAAGGAGGATTTGGGACTGTCTACCATGGCTACTTGGAAGACTGTACTGAAGTTGCAGTCAAAATGCGATCCCAGTCATCATCTCAAGAAACTAAAGAGTTTTTTGCTGAG GCACAGAGCTTAACAAGGGTTCATCACCGGAATCTGGTTTCTCTCATTGGTTACTGCAAGGATAGAGACTCTCTGTCACTTGTCTATGAGTACATGTCTCAAGGGACGCTTCGAGATCATCTGCAAG GAAGAAACAATACTGCTATAGCTTTAAGCTGGGGGCAGCGACTCCACATTGCAGTCGGCGCGGCACAAG GACTGGAGTATCTGCACAAGGGATGCCGACCACCGCTGATCCACAGAGATGTGAAGACAGCCAACATCCTTTTGAGTGAAAGGCTGGAGGCCAAGATAGCAGATTTCGGGTTGTCCAAGACTTTCCAAAATGAGGTCAGCACTCACGTATCCACAGCAGTGGTGGGAACCCTGGGATACCTTGATCCGGA GTACTACAATAACTACCAGCTCAGTGAGAAAACTGATGTGTATAGCTTCGGCGTGGTTCTTCTGGAACTGATCACAGGGCAGCCTCCAGTGCTACAAGTTTCAGGGGGTTCACATATAATTCAAAGGGTGAGGCGAGGACTTGCCACGGGAAACGTCGAGGACATTGTTGATGCCCGGCTTCAAGGGGAGTACGACGTCAACTCCGTTTGGAAATGTGTTGACGTAGCACTCAAATGCACATCGCAGAGGTCGCAACAGAGGCCGACCATGACGGATGTGGTGATGCAGCTGAAGGAGAGCATGGAACTACAGACCCCTCGTGACAGGATCGAGAGCCCAATCACAAGCAATGGGGAAAGATACATGGAAGAAGGTGATGCAATCGAGAGTAGCCCATATGTTGTAGAAATGACTGTGGTAAGCAGCGGTCCATCGGCAAGATGA
- the LOC135649973 gene encoding putative receptor-like protein kinase At3g46340, with the protein MTISRDLSYNNLTGPVHDILAELPFLQVLNLSRNQLIGSIPSAFLVKSQNGLTAQHLARVHHQNLVSMIGCCNDKDCLLLVYEYMSQGTLQDHLQGRTHNAGALSWGQRLQIAVDAAQGPEYICIRGANHH; encoded by the exons ATGACAATTTCCAGGGACCTGTCATACAACAACTTAACAGGGCCAGTACATGACATTTTAGCAGAACTTCCTTTCCTCCAAGTCCT AAATTTGTCACGCAACCAGTTAATTGGGTCAATTCCTTCTGCTTTCCTTGTAAAATCACAAAATGGACTTACA GCTCAGCACTTAGCAAGGGTTCATCACCAGAATTTGGTTTCTATGATTGGTTGCTGCAATGACAAAGACTGTCTGTTACTTGTTTATGAATATATGTCTCAAGGGACCCTACAAGATCATCTGCAAG GCAGAACACATAATGCTGGAGCTTTGAGTTGGGGGCAGCGACTCCAGATTGCAGTCGATGCTGCACAAG GACCAGAGTATATTTGCATAAGGGGTGCCAACCACCATTAA